TTCACCAAATAGATCGAAACCGGTACACGTTCACGACGCAATGCGTTCAAAAACGGGTCTTGTAAAGATTGCCCCTTAGCCATTCTATCTTTTCCTTATATGCTTGTTGTTTGTTGCTTTAAGAACCGTGGTTCAGAAAAACTGCGTAAAAATTTGCGCACGATAACGAACCAATTGTACACAATCATCCCTGCTACGCACTAACTGCCTTAAGCACCGCATTACGCGCTAACTCTGGCTCATCACTGTTTAACCAGTGTACTTCAGGCCAGCCACGTAACCAGGTCATCTGGCGTTTAGCGAGCTGCCGAGTGGCGCAAATTCCCCGATAAACCATTTCGTCGTAATCGATTTCACCTGATAGATAAGACCACATCTGGCGATAACCCACACAACGAATGGAAGGCATGTCCGTATGCAAATCACCTCGCGCAAACAGTGCACGAGCCTCCGCTTCAAATCCTGACGCTAGCATCTGGTCGTAACGCAACGCAATGCGTTGATGTATCAGCTCACGACTCGCAGGAGCGATAGCAAACTGGTACACGTCGTAGGGTAACGCTTCGCCGGAAGTTTTTGTCAGTTCCGTTAAAGTTTTACCCGAAATAAAAAAAACTTCCAGTGCTCGCGAAAGTCTCTGCGGATCATTCGGATGAATACGACTACCGGCGACCGGATCGATTTCACACAGCTGGCGGTGCAAGGCTTCCCAACCTTTCTCCGCCGCCATTTGCTCTATCCGCTGACGCACCTCGGGATCGGCCGAGGGCAACGGCGACAATCCTTCAAGCAAAGCCTTGAAATAGAGCATGGTTCCACCAACAAGCAACGGAATCTTCCCCTTCCGGGTGATTTCCGCCATTTCTGCCAACGCATCGCGACGAAACTCTGCGGCGGAATACGCTTCCGCAGGATCGCGAATGTCCAGCAAACGATGGGGCGCCAGTGCTAACTCTTCTGCCGACGGTTTCGCCGTGCCAATATCCATCCCGCGATAGATTAAGGCAGAGTCAACGCTAATAAGTTCCACCGGAAGCTCCTGACGCAGCGAAATCGCTAATGCCGTCTTACCGGAGGCGGTAGGCCCCATCAAAAAAATTGCCTTTGGCCGGCTAGCCTGGTTTAGTTCACTCATGCTTCAACGCGTTAATCGCGCTCTCAATCTCAATGGTCTGTAACAGACCTGAAGGCGGCGACTTCAGCAGTTGCGGACAGAGCCTTTCCAGCTCTGCCAGCAGTGCAATCGCCTGCGAGTGATTCCAGTGAGCGTCTTCTGCATCATCTCGACGCGCCAGCCATTGAGCCAACGCGGATACAGAAATCTCTTGCTGCCGGGCCAGGTAGCCTAACAGTTCTGGAATCAAGATTTGTAAATTTTGTGTTCGTAACGGTAAAGGAACCGCGCGTAGCGTCACATGCTGCCCTTCTCGTTGTAAATCAATGCCCATTAAGCGTAGCAGCGTCGATTGCGCATCAATAACAGCCAGCTCCGGCGCAGCAATTTTCAGGCGAACCGGGATCAGCAACGGCTGCGGTTTTAATCCCTCTTCCCCTGGTTGCAGCTGGGCCTGTTTTAGCCAGCGAGCGGCAACCGCCAACGATAATAGTTGCAGTTGATTACCGCGTTCCAGCAGCGCGTAGCGTTCCTGCAACACACTTAACACGCGACCGAAACTTTGTGCGTGAGCAGCCAACGGGGCTTCACGCGCTTCAGGCTGCCTGGCGGGTATAGGCGCAG
The sequence above is drawn from the Pantoea nemavictus genome and encodes:
- the miaA gene encoding tRNA (adenosine(37)-N6)-dimethylallyltransferase MiaA → MSELNQASRPKAIFLMGPTASGKTALAISLRQELPVELISVDSALIYRGMDIGTAKPSAEELALAPHRLLDIRDPAEAYSAAEFRRDALAEMAEITRKGKIPLLVGGTMLYFKALLEGLSPLPSADPEVRQRIEQMAAEKGWEALHRQLCEIDPVAGSRIHPNDPQRLSRALEVFFISGKTLTELTKTSGEALPYDVYQFAIAPASRELIHQRIALRYDQMLASGFEAEARALFARGDLHTDMPSIRCVGYRQMWSYLSGEIDYDEMVYRGICATRQLAKRQMTWLRGWPEVHWLNSDEPELARNAVLKAVSA